In the genome of Actinomadura graeca, one region contains:
- a CDS encoding exonuclease SbcCD subunit D, with the protein MRILHTSDWHLGRSFHREDLMAAQQSFVDHLVETVRAERVDCVLISGDVYDRALPPVDAVRLFDDTLGRLKGLARVVLIAGNHDSTRRLGFGSALMDDAGVHVRTDFARVGEPVMVGDAAVYGIPYLEPELVRQPWGLDERGHAATLAEAMRRVRADAARRGPGVPTVVLAHAFVTGGEASESERDISVGGSSHVPASVFEGVGYAALGHLHGAWAVTPRVRYSGSPLAYSFSEERHVKGSWLVDLRADGVAAEFVEAPVPRRIARIRGRIDDLLSDGSFDGYEDRWLQITLTDPRRPSAAMERLRRRFPHALVLGFEPGAGAADAGRTWSERVRERSELDVAGDFVAEVTDGPASAAERGLLHEAFEHCRRKEALA; encoded by the coding sequence GGTCGAGACCGTCCGCGCGGAGCGGGTCGACTGCGTGCTGATCTCCGGTGACGTCTACGACCGGGCGCTGCCCCCCGTGGACGCCGTGCGGCTCTTCGACGACACGCTCGGGCGGCTGAAGGGCCTCGCGCGGGTCGTGCTGATCGCGGGCAACCACGACTCGACGCGCCGCCTCGGCTTCGGGTCGGCGCTGATGGACGACGCGGGGGTGCACGTCCGCACCGACTTCGCGCGGGTGGGGGAGCCGGTCATGGTCGGGGACGCGGCCGTCTACGGCATCCCCTACCTGGAGCCGGAGCTCGTCCGGCAGCCGTGGGGGCTCGACGAGCGCGGTCACGCCGCGACGCTGGCGGAGGCGATGCGCCGCGTCCGGGCCGATGCCGCGCGGCGGGGGCCCGGGGTGCCGACGGTCGTGCTGGCGCACGCGTTCGTGACCGGCGGCGAGGCCAGCGAGAGCGAACGGGACATCTCCGTCGGCGGTTCCTCGCACGTCCCCGCGTCGGTGTTCGAGGGCGTCGGCTACGCGGCGCTCGGCCACCTGCACGGCGCCTGGGCCGTCACCCCCCGGGTCCGCTACTCGGGTTCCCCGCTGGCCTACTCCTTCTCCGAGGAGCGTCACGTCAAGGGGTCGTGGCTGGTCGACCTGCGCGCGGACGGCGTCGCCGCGGAGTTCGTGGAGGCCCCAGTCCCGCGCCGGATCGCCCGGATCCGCGGGCGCATCGACGACCTGCTCTCCGACGGCTCGTTCGACGGCTACGAGGACCGCTGGCTGCAGATCACGCTGACCGACCCGCGCCGCCCGTCCGCCGCGATGGAGCGGCTGCGCCGCCGGTTCCCGCACGCGCTGGTCCTCGGCTTCGAGCCGGGCGCCGGTGCGGCGGATGCCGGGCGCACCTGGTCCGAGCGGGTGCGCGAGCGGTCCGAGCTGGACGTCGCGGGCGACTTCGTCGCCGAGGTGACCGACGGCCCGGCGAGCGCGGCCGAGCGCGGCCTGCTGCACGAGGCGTTCGAGCACTGCCGCCGCAAGGAGGCCCTCGCGTGA
- a CDS encoding SMP-30/gluconolactonase/LRE family protein, with protein sequence MSRLARSAAAGAAALATALLPASVSLAPPSAAAVRAAPVPSRLQITTAFELPGDRVYPEGIAADPRTGVFYAGSFEDGTVYAMTPGRRAAEVFLPAGADGRRTANGLKADRAGRLWVCDSSSGVAVYDTRTRRLLARFVVPGDGARFVNDLAIAPDGTAYITDSVRAVVYRATPRDVAKGGRITLAPRFDLGGVLEAHEPGAFTLNGIVADPAGRHLLVADMTGGDLYRLDVASGAVAKVALSGGDMRNADGLELQGGRLWVVHNLDNAISRWRVGHGGATARQERRAADTDLLLPTTLARGGGTLYVVRSQFDKGGPLGPGTPETPFTIAAVRGL encoded by the coding sequence ATGTCCCGTCTCGCCCGTTCCGCCGCGGCCGGCGCCGCGGCCCTCGCGACCGCCCTCCTGCCCGCGTCCGTCTCGCTCGCGCCGCCGTCCGCCGCGGCGGTCCGGGCGGCGCCCGTGCCGTCCCGGCTCCAGATCACCACGGCGTTCGAGCTGCCCGGCGACCGCGTCTACCCGGAGGGCATCGCCGCCGACCCCCGCACCGGCGTCTTCTACGCCGGGTCCTTCGAGGACGGCACCGTCTACGCGATGACGCCCGGACGCCGCGCCGCCGAGGTGTTCCTCCCCGCGGGCGCGGACGGCCGCCGCACCGCCAACGGCCTGAAGGCAGACCGGGCCGGGCGGCTCTGGGTGTGCGACTCCTCGTCCGGAGTCGCGGTGTACGACACGCGGACCCGCCGTCTCCTGGCGCGTTTCGTCGTCCCCGGCGACGGGGCCAGGTTCGTCAACGACCTGGCCATCGCCCCCGACGGCACGGCCTACATCACCGACAGCGTCCGCGCCGTCGTCTACCGGGCGACCCCGCGGGACGTCGCGAAGGGAGGCCGCATCACCCTCGCGCCGCGTTTCGATCTCGGCGGCGTCCTGGAAGCGCACGAGCCGGGCGCGTTCACCCTGAACGGGATCGTCGCCGACCCGGCGGGACGCCATCTGCTGGTCGCCGACATGACCGGCGGTGACCTGTACCGCCTCGACGTCGCCTCGGGGGCCGTCGCGAAGGTGGCGCTGAGCGGCGGCGACATGCGCAACGCCGACGGCCTGGAGCTCCAGGGAGGCCGCCTGTGGGTGGTGCACAACCTCGACAACGCGATCAGCCGCTGGCGGGTCGGGCACGGCGGTGCCACGGCCCGGCAGGAGCGCCGGGCGGCCGACACGGACCTGCTGCTCCCGACGACGCTCGCCCGCGGCGGCGGGACGCTCTACGTCGTCCGTTCCCAGTTCGACAAGGGCGGGCCGCTCGGGCCGGGCACGCCTGAGACGCCGTTCACGATCGCCGCCGTCCGCGGGCTTTAG
- a CDS encoding GroES family chaperonin, whose protein sequence is MPEPKFEVQMLHDRVMIKVEKDSGERRSTGGIVIPATVEQANRLVWGEVCGVGHHVRIVKPGDRVLFHPGDQYEVEIQGENYLIMRERDLHAIASERPEHGTGLYL, encoded by the coding sequence GTGCCCGAGCCGAAGTTCGAAGTCCAGATGTTGCACGACCGTGTCATGATCAAGGTGGAGAAGGACAGCGGCGAGCGCCGCAGCACCGGCGGGATCGTGATCCCCGCGACGGTCGAGCAGGCCAACCGCCTGGTGTGGGGCGAGGTCTGCGGCGTCGGCCACCACGTCCGGATCGTCAAGCCGGGCGACCGCGTGCTGTTCCATCCCGGCGACCAGTACGAGGTCGAGATCCAGGGCGAGAACTACCTGATCATGCGCGAGCGCGACCTGCACGCCATCGCCAGCGAGCGTCCCGAGCACGGCACCGGCCTCTACCTGTAG
- a CDS encoding NAD-dependent epimerase/dehydratase family protein has translation MRVLVTGAAGFVGYAVGRRLAAAGHEVDGLVRRPDARLPDGVRPVHGDLLDPGGLPRGPYDGVCHLAALTRVRESFAEPLRFFAANVQGTVNLLRAVGGTRVVYASTAAVYGTPDRQPIPETEGTAPTSPYGASKLAAEQAVRFHARTGEIGAVVLRTFNVAGSVDGRPDPDETRLIPKALAVAAGRAPHLEINGDGAAVREYLHVDDLAAAHVSALEAVRPGEDRVYNVGSGAGAAVHEVVAAVREVTGRPVPTLSRPPRPEPPVLLCDATAITGGLGWRPARSSLPEIIAGSWDALTRADG, from the coding sequence ATGCGGGTACTGGTGACGGGTGCGGCGGGGTTCGTCGGATACGCGGTCGGGCGGCGTCTCGCCGCCGCCGGGCACGAGGTGGACGGGCTGGTCCGCCGCCCGGACGCCCGCCTCCCGGACGGGGTGCGCCCCGTCCACGGCGACCTGCTCGACCCCGGCGGGCTGCCGCGGGGCCCCTATGACGGCGTGTGCCACCTGGCCGCGCTCACCCGCGTCCGCGAGTCGTTCGCCGAGCCGCTGCGGTTCTTCGCCGCCAACGTGCAGGGGACGGTCAACCTCCTCCGGGCCGTGGGCGGCACCCGCGTCGTGTACGCCTCGACCGCCGCCGTGTACGGCACGCCCGACCGGCAGCCGATCCCCGAGACGGAGGGCACCGCGCCGACCAGCCCGTACGGGGCGTCGAAGCTGGCGGCCGAGCAGGCCGTCCGCTTCCACGCCCGCACCGGCGAGATCGGCGCCGTGGTGCTGCGGACGTTCAACGTCGCCGGCTCGGTGGACGGGCGCCCCGACCCCGACGAGACCCGGCTGATCCCGAAGGCGCTCGCGGTCGCCGCCGGCCGCGCGCCGCACCTGGAGATCAACGGCGACGGCGCCGCCGTCCGCGAGTACCTGCACGTGGACGACCTCGCCGCCGCCCACGTCAGCGCGCTGGAGGCCGTCCGCCCCGGCGAGGACCGCGTCTACAACGTCGGCAGCGGCGCGGGCGCGGCCGTCCACGAGGTCGTCGCGGCCGTGCGGGAGGTCACCGGGCGGCCCGTCCCCACCCTGAGCCGCCCGCCGCGTCCCGAGCCGCCGGTGCTGCTCTGCGACGCCACCGCGATCACCGGCGGGCTCGGCTGGCGGCCGGCCCGCTCGTCCCTGCCGGAGATCATCGCGGGCTCGTGGGACGCCCTGACCCGCGCGGACGGCTAA
- a CDS encoding MarR family winged helix-turn-helix transcriptional regulator encodes MTSMPVTERIGSHLKRAEQALNGAKQAAVRPSGLTVPQYAALLHLADNPGMSAAALARACAVTPPTMNTVLKNLQERGLIERTPHAWHRNILETRLTAEGETALADADVRAVRVERGLAAQFTEDERAALIELLGRCVGFLDQARPGRDG; translated from the coding sequence ATGACCTCGATGCCCGTCACGGAGCGGATCGGCTCCCACCTCAAGCGCGCCGAGCAGGCGCTCAACGGGGCCAAGCAGGCCGCGGTGAGGCCGAGCGGGCTCACGGTTCCGCAGTACGCCGCCCTGCTGCACCTCGCCGACAACCCCGGCATGTCGGCGGCGGCGCTGGCCCGGGCGTGCGCGGTGACCCCGCCGACGATGAACACCGTCCTGAAGAACCTCCAGGAGCGCGGGCTGATCGAGCGGACCCCGCACGCGTGGCACCGCAACATCCTGGAGACCCGCCTCACCGCCGAGGGCGAGACGGCGCTGGCGGACGCCGACGTCCGCGCGGTGCGCGTCGAGCGGGGGCTCGCCGCGCAGTTCACCGAGGACGAGCGCGCCGCGCTGATCGAGCTGCTGGGCCGCTGCGTCGGCTTCCTCGACCAGGCCCGCCCGGGCCGCGACGGCTGA
- a CDS encoding AAA family ATPase, producing MRLHRLTVTAFGPFSGTEEIDFDALSDAGLFLIQGRTGAGKTSVLDAVCFALYGRVPGARKAVKGLRSDHAPPGAAPRVVLETTIRGRRLRLTRSPEWERPKLRGDGVKKEHHKVLLEEFADGAWAGHSTRIDETADLVKSLLGMDADQFCQVAMLPQGEFAGFLRAGADDRRKVLERLFAAEVFAQVEKWLAERRAATGREAAELAAAAASVADRIAGTTGAAAPRAERPAVPRPRRGEPAPETPADVAGLPAWAAEAAGVHEDVRAVTGGLRAGAAEALDAARDALRAAEDLADRQARHAGAVRRRDLLAERAEERSRTASRLDAAIRADRVVPLVRAVADRHERARHARRWAGETRSAVAALLPPNAPEDVLAKAERQRRDEIATLEGKRATAVRLDEVEDERRRLAAELARLEPEEARVAAALAELPGRVEAGRAALDEALAAAAGRAGAAAAVDAARHRLDAARRRDQVGHLLAAAEAARSAAVDAAQVALQHVLGLRQARLDGMAAVLAGDLRDGEPCRVCGATGHPDPATSHTRVPAEEEVDEAQAAADAAQAARESATAEVEARRAERDGLLETAGELAAEELAAELDEAERALAAVDAVAAEAGPLEAALHRDERELDGARDEHAGIGQALAENRTLDGRLSAERERLRAELAEAVGGDGTVEARVARLGREADALAAAADALRAAAVADEELAAARAAAKAAAGQEGFRTPEEVLGAAMADEDQAGLRDRLRDLDAEEAAVRDLLADPALRSAAAGPAPDLPALEAAVAAAEAAHDGAAAAADRARRRCYRIAELRAELDGAVAAWRPAAERHAVAERLAGLASGKSAANRHSMSLSAYVLAARLEQVVAAANERLARMSGTRYALVHTTAGTLGDRSRSAGGLGLRVADAWTGLERDPVTLSGGESFITSLSLALGLADVVTAEAGGTEIGTLFVDEGFGTLDEETLDEVMDVLDGLRDGGRAVGIVSHVAELRARIPAQLRITKDRVGSTARIVV from the coding sequence GTGAGGTTGCACCGGCTGACGGTCACCGCGTTCGGTCCCTTCTCCGGGACGGAGGAGATCGACTTCGACGCGCTGTCGGACGCCGGGCTGTTCCTCATCCAGGGCCGGACGGGCGCGGGCAAGACCAGCGTGCTCGACGCGGTGTGCTTCGCGCTGTACGGCCGCGTCCCCGGCGCGCGCAAGGCGGTCAAGGGCCTGCGCAGCGACCACGCGCCGCCGGGCGCCGCGCCCCGCGTCGTCCTGGAGACGACGATCCGGGGCCGCCGCCTCCGCCTCACCCGGTCCCCCGAGTGGGAGCGGCCGAAGCTCCGGGGCGACGGCGTCAAGAAGGAGCACCACAAGGTCCTGCTGGAAGAGTTCGCGGACGGCGCGTGGGCGGGGCACTCCACGCGGATCGACGAGACCGCGGACCTGGTCAAGAGCCTGCTCGGCATGGACGCCGACCAGTTCTGCCAGGTCGCGATGCTGCCGCAGGGGGAGTTCGCCGGGTTCCTGCGCGCGGGGGCCGACGACCGCCGCAAGGTGCTGGAGCGGCTGTTCGCGGCCGAGGTGTTCGCGCAGGTGGAGAAGTGGCTGGCCGAGCGCCGCGCCGCCACCGGCAGGGAGGCCGCCGAGCTGGCCGCGGCCGCGGCCTCGGTCGCCGACCGCATCGCCGGGACGACCGGCGCCGCCGCGCCCCGCGCGGAGCGTCCCGCCGTCCCGCGGCCGCGGCGCGGGGAGCCGGCGCCGGAGACGCCCGCCGACGTGGCCGGGCTGCCCGCGTGGGCGGCGGAGGCGGCCGGTGTCCACGAGGACGTCCGCGCCGTCACCGGCGGGCTGCGCGCCGGTGCCGCCGAGGCGCTGGACGCCGCCCGCGACGCGCTGCGGGCGGCGGAGGACCTCGCCGACCGGCAGGCGCGGCACGCCGGGGCCGTCCGCCGCCGCGACCTCCTCGCCGAACGTGCGGAGGAACGCTCCCGGACCGCCTCGCGGCTGGACGCCGCGATCCGCGCCGACCGCGTCGTGCCGCTGGTGCGCGCGGTCGCCGACCGGCACGAGCGGGCCCGGCACGCGCGCCGCTGGGCGGGGGAGACGCGCTCGGCGGTCGCGGCGCTGCTCCCGCCGAACGCGCCGGAGGACGTCCTCGCCAAGGCCGAGCGGCAGCGCCGCGACGAGATCGCGACCCTGGAGGGCAAGCGCGCCACCGCCGTGCGGCTCGACGAGGTCGAGGACGAGCGCCGCAGGCTGGCCGCCGAGCTGGCACGCCTGGAACCCGAGGAGGCCCGTGTCGCGGCCGCCCTCGCCGAGCTGCCCGGCCGCGTCGAGGCGGGCCGCGCCGCGCTGGACGAGGCGCTCGCCGCCGCCGCGGGGAGGGCCGGGGCGGCCGCCGCCGTCGACGCCGCCCGGCACCGGCTCGACGCGGCGCGGCGCCGTGACCAGGTCGGGCACCTGCTCGCCGCCGCCGAGGCCGCGCGCAGCGCCGCGGTCGACGCCGCCCAGGTCGCCCTCCAGCACGTCCTCGGCCTGCGGCAGGCGCGGCTGGACGGGATGGCCGCCGTCCTCGCCGGGGACCTCCGGGACGGGGAGCCCTGCCGGGTCTGCGGCGCGACGGGGCATCCCGACCCCGCCACGTCGCACACGCGGGTCCCGGCCGAGGAGGAGGTCGACGAGGCGCAGGCGGCCGCCGACGCCGCCCAGGCCGCGCGGGAGTCGGCCACGGCCGAGGTGGAGGCGCGGCGCGCCGAGCGCGACGGCCTCCTGGAGACCGCGGGCGAGCTGGCCGCCGAGGAGCTCGCCGCCGAGCTGGACGAGGCCGAGCGGGCGCTCGCCGCCGTGGACGCGGTGGCGGCCGAGGCCGGGCCGCTGGAGGCCGCGCTGCACCGCGACGAGCGGGAGCTGGACGGCGCCCGCGACGAGCACGCCGGGATCGGCCAGGCGCTCGCCGAGAACCGCACCCTCGACGGGCGGCTGTCGGCAGAGCGGGAGCGGCTGCGCGCCGAGCTGGCGGAGGCGGTCGGCGGCGACGGCACCGTGGAGGCCCGCGTCGCCCGGCTGGGCCGCGAGGCCGACGCGCTCGCCGCGGCCGCCGACGCGCTCCGCGCCGCCGCCGTGGCCGACGAGGAGCTGGCCGCGGCCCGCGCCGCCGCGAAGGCCGCCGCCGGGCAGGAGGGCTTCCGGACCCCCGAGGAGGTCCTCGGCGCCGCGATGGCTGACGAGGACCAGGCCGGCCTGCGCGACCGGCTCCGCGACCTCGACGCCGAGGAGGCCGCCGTCCGCGACCTGCTCGCCGACCCGGCGCTGCGGTCCGCCGCCGCCGGGCCCGCCCCGGACCTGCCCGCCCTGGAGGCGGCCGTCGCCGCCGCGGAGGCGGCCCACGACGGCGCCGCGGCCGCCGCCGACCGCGCCCGCCGCCGCTGCTACCGCATCGCCGAGCTACGCGCCGAACTGGACGGGGCCGTCGCGGCGTGGCGTCCGGCCGCGGAGCGGCACGCGGTCGCCGAGCGGCTCGCGGGGCTGGCCTCCGGGAAGTCCGCCGCGAACCGGCACTCGATGTCGCTGTCGGCGTACGTGCTGGCCGCGCGGCTGGAGCAGGTGGTCGCCGCCGCGAACGAGCGGCTCGCCCGCATGTCCGGGACCCGCTACGCGCTCGTCCACACCACGGCCGGGACGCTGGGCGACCGCAGCAGGAGCGCGGGCGGCCTCGGGCTGCGCGTCGCCGACGCCTGGACGGGACTGGAGCGCGACCCCGTGACGCTGTCGGGCGGCGAGTCGTTCATCACCTCGCTGTCGCTCGCGCTCGGGCTCGCCGACGTGGTCACCGCCGAGGCGGGCGGCACCGAGATCGGCACGCTGTTCGTCGACGAGGGCTTCGGCACCCTCGACGAGGAGACGCTCGACGAGGTCATGGACGTCCTGGACGGGCTGCGCGACGGCGGCCGGGCGGTCGGCATCGTCAGCCACGTCGCCGAGCTGCGCGCCCGGATCCCCGCGCAGCTCCGCATCACCAAGGACCGCGTCGGCTCCACGGCCCGGATCGTCGTCTGA
- a CDS encoding MBL fold metallo-hydrolase produces METVTAAPQLARRQCSLTFIGNATTLLRCGPFTLLTDPNFLHRGQRAYLGHGLSTRRLTEPALRIEDLPRLDAVVLSHLHGDHWDRVANARLDRGLPIITTPKAARRLQGRHRFRHAVGLRTWESQTLVKDGTLLRVTSLPGRHAPGPAQALLPPVMGSLLEFGPVTGGTWFRLYITGDTLMFDGIDEIARRHPGIDLAVLHLGGTRLPGGLLVTMDAVQGADMVELLRPSSAVPVHYDDYTVFTSTLDDFREEVERRGLAGHVTCVGRGETHAFGGSGPLPG; encoded by the coding sequence ATGGAGACCGTCACGGCCGCGCCGCAGCTCGCGCGGCGGCAGTGCTCGCTGACGTTCATCGGCAACGCGACGACGCTGCTGCGCTGCGGGCCGTTCACGCTGCTCACCGACCCGAACTTCCTGCACCGGGGCCAGCGCGCCTACCTCGGGCACGGGCTGTCCACCCGGCGGCTGACCGAACCCGCCCTGCGGATCGAGGACCTGCCCCGCCTGGACGCGGTCGTGCTGTCCCACCTGCACGGCGACCACTGGGACCGAGTCGCCAACGCCAGGCTCGACCGCGGGCTGCCGATCATCACCACGCCGAAGGCGGCCCGCCGCCTCCAGGGCCGCCACCGGTTCCGCCACGCGGTCGGCCTGCGCACCTGGGAGTCGCAGACCCTGGTCAAGGACGGGACGCTGCTGCGCGTCACGTCGCTGCCCGGGCGGCATGCGCCCGGCCCGGCCCAGGCGCTCCTCCCCCCGGTCATGGGCAGCCTCCTGGAGTTCGGCCCGGTCACCGGCGGGACATGGTTCCGTCTCTACATCACCGGCGACACGCTGATGTTCGACGGCATCGACGAGATCGCCCGCCGGCATCCCGGCATCGACCTGGCGGTCCTGCATCTGGGCGGCACCAGGCTGCCCGGCGGGCTCCTCGTCACGATGGACGCCGTCCAGGGGGCCGACATGGTGGAGCTGCTGCGCCCGTCCAGCGCCGTGCCGGTCCACTACGACGACTACACCGTGTTCACCTCGACGCTCGACGACTTCCGCGAGGAGGTCGAGCGCCGGGGCCTGGCAGGACACGTCACCTGTGTCGGCCGGGGGGAGACGCACGCGTTCGGCGGCTCCGGCCCGCTCCCGGGCTAA
- a CDS encoding SAM-dependent methyltransferase, whose product MIDSDPSDLGFAGAASARVYDYSLGGKDNYGPDRAAAAAALAAHRVAHLLPRENRKFMRRAVRHLLEAGVRQFIDVGCGLPARGNVHELAARAAPDARVVYVDHDRVAVVHYQALLHSVPGATAVHGDARRPHEIIGHPEVTALIDFDRPVGVLMVSVLGHLRDEDDPESAVRAFRDVMAPGSHLVVCDLLSDNLTDDDWAAHRKLTEQIGIHLAFRSSERLAGLFDGLDLVEPGLVPAPDWRPDRPYEPPSGWLLAGVGRKP is encoded by the coding sequence ATGATCGACAGCGACCCGTCCGACCTCGGTTTCGCGGGCGCCGCCAGCGCGCGCGTCTACGACTACTCCCTCGGCGGCAAGGACAACTACGGTCCCGACCGCGCCGCCGCGGCGGCGGCGCTCGCCGCGCACCGCGTCGCCCACCTGCTCCCGCGGGAGAACCGCAAGTTCATGCGCCGCGCCGTCCGCCATCTGCTGGAGGCGGGCGTGCGGCAGTTCATCGACGTCGGCTGCGGCCTGCCCGCCCGGGGCAACGTCCACGAGCTCGCGGCGCGGGCCGCCCCGGACGCGCGGGTCGTCTACGTCGACCACGACCGCGTCGCCGTCGTCCACTACCAGGCGCTGCTGCACTCGGTCCCCGGCGCGACGGCGGTGCACGGCGACGCCCGCCGCCCGCACGAGATCATCGGGCATCCCGAGGTGACCGCGCTCATCGACTTCGACCGGCCGGTCGGCGTGCTGATGGTCTCGGTGCTGGGCCACCTCCGCGACGAGGACGACCCGGAGTCGGCGGTCCGGGCGTTCCGCGACGTGATGGCGCCCGGCAGCCACCTGGTCGTCTGCGACCTGCTCTCCGACAACCTCACCGACGACGACTGGGCCGCGCACCGCAAGCTCACCGAGCAGATCGGGATCCATTTGGCGTTCCGCTCGTCCGAGCGGCTGGCGGGCCTGTTCGACGGCCTCGACCTCGTCGAGCCGGGGCTGGTGCCCGCGCCCGACTGGCGGCCCGACCGCCCCTACGAGCCGCCGTCCGGGTGGCTGCTGGCGGGCGTCGGCCGCAAACCGTGA